A single Drechmeria coniospora strain ARSEF 6962 chromosome 03, whole genome shotgun sequence DNA region contains:
- a CDS encoding B-cell receptor-associated 31-like protein, with product MTLYYTLVFFLLMMEMAMFMLLILPMPFTIKRKIFTFISENPIVAKIQYWMKITFVFILILFVDSVNRVYRVQLELLAATEQTSKGAYVTQTPPHPPLPSQPSTFVDRPTLGSATVLGHERLEVQARKFYSQRNMYLCGFTLFLSLILNRTYVMILEVMRLEDRLRVYEGTKKDAKGSGSGKPVDATSALQEKLEKKDLDLQTLKKQSEQLHKSYGELSDKYTALLKEDESRKSK from the exons ATGACGCTCTACTACACGCTC GTGTTTTTCCTCCTCATGATGGAGATGGCCATGTTCATGCTCCTCATCCTGCCAATGCCCTTCACCATCAAGCGAAAGATCTTTAC CTTCATCTCCGAAAACCCCATCGTGGCCAAGATACAGTACTGGATGAAGATCACGTTCGtcttcatcctcatcctcttcgTCGACAGCGTCAACCGCGTCTACCGCGTCCAGTTGGAGCTTTTGGCTGCGACGGAGCAGACTTCTAAGGGAGCGTACGTGACGCAAACCCCTCCACACCCCCCCCTTCCATCACAGCCTAGCACATTCGTTGACAGGCCTACCCTGGGCAGCGCCACCGTCCTAGGTCACGAACGACTCGAAGTTCAAGCGCGCAAGTTCTACTCGCAGCGCAACATGTACCTTTGCGGCTTCACCCTCTTCCTCTCGCTCATCCTCAACCGTACCTACGTCATGATCCTCGAGGTGATGCGCCTCGAGGACCGTCTCCGCGTGTACGAGGGCACCAAGAAGGACGCCAAGGGGAGCGGTTCTGGCAAGCCTGTCGACGCCACTTCTGCGCTCCAAGAGAAGCTGGAGAAGAAGGACCTCGATCTGCAGACGCTGAAGAAGCAGAGCGAGCAGCTGCACAAGAGCTACGGCGAGCTCAGCGACAAGTACACCGCACTGCTGAAGGAAGACGAGTCCAGGAAGTCGAAGTAG